The Sphingomonas sp. HF-S4 sequence CGGGGTGCTGTCGAGCAGCTGGCCGATGGCATTCGCTTTGTTCCTGCTGCCCCAGGCGCTGGTCTATGTCTGGCTCGGCCCGGTGCTCACCGCGGTCCAGCACCTCGTCCCCGCGCATATGCGCGCGACCGCCTCGGCGAGCTTCCTGCTGATCAACAATCTGATCGGGCTGGGGCTGGGCAGCTGGGCAATCGGCTCGCTCTCCAAGGCGCTGACCCCGGCCTATGGCGACGAGGCGCTGCGCTATGCGATCGCTGCGGGGCTGTGCCTGTATGTCGTCGCAGGTGCGCTGATGGCGCTGGCGAGCCGGTTTTTGAAGCGCGGCTGGGTGGACTAGCCTCCTTGGGATACGCCGCGCACGCCCGCCAGAAAGGCTCGGGAGGCGGCGCACAGATTGCCTGCGAAATAACTGTTGGGGACTGCGGAGATCTCGCCCGGGCCGCTGCCGCCGGCCGAAGGCGGCGCGAGCGCGATGAGACGCGGGCCAGATGCCATGCTGCCACCTTTCTCGAACCAGATCAGCCACGTCTTGCCAACGCTGTAGGCGCGCAGGAACCGGGCGCGGGGCGCATCCGAGAAACGGATATTGTCGGTCGATTCGAAATAGTCTCCTGCCTCCGCGATACCCTTGGTGAAGCCGAACTGCCGCTCGACCTCCGCGCTGACATCGCCTGGAAGATCGGTCTTGCGCTCAACCAACTTCGCAGACTGCTCGAAGCTACACGTCGGCAATTCCGGCATTTTCGGGATCGGCGAGGCTTGGAGGACTAGGAACAGCAGCATCGGCACCTCCACAAAGGAACGTCGCCTGCCTACGCGATCACCGCTCGCGCGTCGCGGCGAACTTCACCTTCGAATAGCGATCGGCGATATACCCGACTTCCCAGGCCGACTTGGCGAGGAACACCGGGTTGCCGTCGCGGTCCTTGGCCATCGCGCCGCGGTTGAGCGCTATGAACTCCTCGAGGTCCTTGGGATTCTCCGCCGAGACCCAACGCGCAGTCTCGAACGGCGCGGGCTCGAGCCCGGCGGCGACCTTGTATTCGGCGTCGAGCCGGCTGAGCAGCACTTCGAGCTGGAGCTGGCCGACCACGCCGATGATCCAGTTCGATCCGATCTCGGGATAGAAGACCTGAGTCACCCCCTCCTCGGCCATGTCGTCGAGCGCTTTCCGCAGCTGCTTGGTCTTGGTCGGGTCCTTGAGCTGGACGCGGCGCAGGATTTCGGGGGCGAAATTGGGCAGCCCGGTGAAGCGCACATCGGCGCGCTCGCTCAGCGTGTCGCCGACGCGCAGCGTGCCGTGGTTGGGGATGCCGATGATGTCGCCGGGATAGGCTTCGTCCGCCAGCTCGCGTTCGCGCGCGAAGAACAGGATCGGCGAGTGGATCGCGATCGGCTTGCCATGACCCGACGGCGTGAGCTTCATGCCGCGCTTGAAGGTGCCCGAGCACAGCCGCATGAACGCGATGCGATCGCGGTGGTTGGGGTCCATGTTGGCCTGGACCTTGAACACGAAGCCGGTGACTTCGTCGTGCGTAGGCTCGACCGGCGCGGGCTCGGCAGGCTGCGCGCGCGGCGGCGGGGCGAAGCTGGCGAGCGCCTCGATCAGCGAATCGACGCCGAATTCCTTGAGCGCCGAGCCGAAATAGACGGGGGTCAGGTCGCCGTTGCGATAGGCGACGGGATCGAATTCGGGATAGCCGACTCCGGCAAGCTCGACGTCTTCGCGCAGCTTGGCGAGAGTGTCGGCGCTCAGGATTTCGTCGAGCTGCGGATCGTCGAGCCCGGACGTCTGGATCACCTTGCCCTGGAATTCGCGGCTATTGCCCTCGGGAAGCAGCAGGCGCTTGGTGGCGAGGTCGTAAATGCCTTCGAACCGTCCGCCCATGCCAACCGGCCAGGTCATCGGCGTTACGTCGAGCGCGAGCAGGTTGGCGACTTCGTCGAGGATGTCGAACACCTCGCGGCCTTCGCGATCGACCTTGTTGACGAAGGTGATGATCGGCACGTTGCGCAGGCGGCAGACCTCGAACAGCTTTCGCGTCTGGCTCTCGATGCCCTTGGCGACGTCGATCACCATCACGGCGGAGTCGACCGCGGTCAGCGTACGGTACGTATCCTCGCTGAAGTCTTCGTGGCCCGGCGTGTCGAGCAGGTTGAACGTGATCCCCTCGCGCTCGAAGGTCATCACGCTCGACGTGACCGAGATGCCGCGCTGCTGCTCGATCTTCATCCAGTCCGATCGCGCACGCCGCGCGGCGCCGCGCGCCTTGACCTCGCCGGCCAAGTGGATCGCGCCGCCGAACAGCAGCAGCTTCTCGGTCAGCGTCGTCTTGCCGGCGTCGGGGTGCGAGATGATCGCGAAGGTCCGGCGGTCGTTGGTGTGATCGGAAGGCATCGCGGCGCTCTAGTCGGCGCCGGGCGCGATATCCAGCAGCGAGTGGTAATCGCGCGCACCGTGGAGGATCCGCGCAACATCCACGCTTGCAGCATCTACGCGATAGAAAATCAGATACTTGCCGACGGTTCGGTGCCGCATGTCGCGCCGTCCCTCCACGAGCGGAAAGCGGTTTGGCATTTGCGCGAGGTCCAGCGCCGCGTCGAAAAGCTCTTCGATGAAGGTGGCGGCCCGAACCGGATCCGAAAGCGCGATATGATCGCCTATTGCCCGGAGATCGCTGATCGACAGCGGCGCCAGGATCACCTTCACGCCTCCCTCGGCGGCCAGTTCCTGTAACGGTCGCTTAGCTCTGCGCGAGCCTCTTCGAGCGGGATTCCCAGGCCGGCATCGATTTGTGCAATGCCGGCGTCGAGCGCGGCGTCGAGACGCTTTTGTTGGAACACCCGCATCGCTTCGCGCAAGACTTGGATCGGCGAATCGAAATCACCGCCGCGGATCAATTCCTGCACGGCTTCGTCGAGCGCGGGGTCGAGTTGGATCACCGTCGCCATATACGCAATATCGCGCCGATCGCCGCCACGTTCAACCCGCCAGCGTCACCTGCATGCCGAAGGTCCGCGTCTCGCCCGGTGCGAAGCGGAGGATGCCGGGCTTGTCCCAGATCTCGCCGGTAAAGCCGATCGGGTCGGCGATGCCGTGCCACGGCTCGATGCAGACATAGCGTGCGCCAGGCTTGGTCCAGATGCCGAGCCTGGGCATGCCGACAAAGCCGATCTCGAGCCCCGGCCCCTCGCCGCCGTCATAGCGTAGCGATTGGCTTTCCAGGCTATCCCAGACCAGCGCGTCGCGTTCAAACAGGGCATCGGTAAGCTTGAGCTCGCGACCATCGAGCGGGCTCGGCCAACCCTCGGGCGCGATCCAGCCGCCCCTTACGATCGCCGACAGTTCGGCGGGCTCAGGCCTTTCGAAGACGATGCGGTGGTCGGCGCGCGCCCGGCCATAGGGCAGCGGCCAGGCGAAGGCTGGGTGGAAGCCAAAGCTCGCCGGCATGTCGCGGTCGCCGGTGTTGGTGACGGTGATGTCCATCGCCAGCGTCGCGCCGGCCACCGTGAACGCCGCATCGAGCGCGAAGGCGAAGGGATAGACGGCGCGCGTCGCCTCGTTGTCGGTGAGCCGGAATACCGCGCGGTCGGGCGCCTGCTCGACCAGATCGAACGTCTGGCGCCGCGCTAAGCCGTGCTGCGGCAGCGGATATTCGTTGCCGTCGACTCGATATTTGTCGTCGACCAGCCGCCCGACGATCGGAAACAGCAACGGTGCCCGTCCGGCCCAGAAGGCGGGATCGGCATCGGTCATCAGCTCGCACCCCTTGCCGTCGCGAAGGCTCGACAGCTCGGCGCCAAACGGGTTGATCGCCGCCGTCAGCCGGTCCGATGCAATTTCGATCATAGCGTTTCCTGCGTTGCGTCAGCATGCGATATGGCGCCGCCGCCACCTGGACAACCGATCAATGCACGTCGAAGTCGAGACATTCCTCGCCGCACTGCCGCCTGAAAAGCGGGCGCTCACCGATCGGCTGCGCGCGCTACTCCATGCCGCGGCGCCGGGACTGGAGGAGCGCATCAAGTGGAACGCTCCGAGCTTCGGCGACCGAGTGACACTCAACTATGCACCGAAAGGCGGGATGCGCGTGATCCTCCATCGAGGCGCGAAACCGCACGATCTCGCCGGCTTCGCCTTCGCAGATGCCGGTGGTACGGCGTGCTGGCCTTCGCCCGATCGCGGGGTCGTGGCCATACGGGACCTTGCCGATCTCGAAGCCAAGGCGGACGCGCTCGTCGCGCTGGTCGGCGACTGGATCCCTGCGACCCGCTGAGATCAACCCTCGCGATGGACGAGGAAGGGCGACCAGGCCTGGTTGACCGGCATCAGCTCGAGCGCATTGATGTTGAGGTGCGGCGGCTGCTGCGCGACCCACAGCATCGTCGCGGCGATGTCCTCGGCGGTCATCGGGTTCACCCCTCCATAGAGCTGGTCCGAGGTTTCCCGGCTGCCGGTGCGCACCAGCGTGAACTCGGTCTCGACCATCCCAGGCTCGATCGAGCAGACGCGCACCCCGGAGCCGATCAGATCCGACCGGAGATTGAGGCTGAACTGGCGGACGAACGCCTTGGTCGCGCCGTACACATTGCCGCCGGGATAGGGATAGTTCGCCGCCACCGACGACAGGTTGATGATCGCACCCTTGCGCGCGACCAGCGCGGGCAGGAGCTTGTGGGTAATCGAAACCAGCGAGGCGATGTTGGTGTCGATCATCGTGGTCCAGTTGGACAGCTTTGCCGCCTGCGCCGGCTCGAGCCCCAGCGCGAGCCCGGCATTGTTGATCAGCAAGTCGATGTCGCGAAACGCCTCGGGCAGACCATCGAGCGCGGCGTCGCGCGCCGCTTCGTCGCGGATGTCGAATTCCAGCGTGTGAAGCGCCTCGCCGAGTTCGTCCTTCAGCGCCGCCAGCCGATCGGCGCGCCGCCCGGTGCCGATCACCTTCCAGCCCGCACCGACGAATGCGCGCGCCGCCGCCTCGCCGATGCCTGCGGTCACGCCGGTGATGAGTGCGGTGGGCATGCCAATCCTCCAACGTCACCCCGGACTCGTTCCGGGGCCACCGAGCCTCACGCGAGAAGCAGGAGCCTCGAGTTCAGCCCTTGCCGCTTGGTGGACCCCGGCACAAGCCTGTCCTGCAGGCAGTCGAAGGGGCCGGGGTGACGGAGGGCTAGCCCCGCAGGTTCGCGCCGAGCTTGCCCGCAGCCGCGACGACCTTGTCGGCGACCGCCTTCAACTCCGCATCGGTAAAGCTCTTCTCGCCGGGCTGGAGCGTGACTTCCACTGCCAGCGACTTCTGCCCCTCGGGCACGCCGGTGCCGGTGAAGACGTCGAACAGCCGCGCATCGACGATCACGCCCTTGTCGGCCCCCTTCACCGCGCGGACAAGGTCCCCCGCTGCAAGGTCCGCCGGCACGAGGAAGGCGAAGTCGCGCGTCACTGCCTGGAGCGCCGGGGGCGTGTATACCGGGCGCATGAAGCCCGCCCCGCGCTTGGCGGGAAGCGCGTCGAGATAGATTTCCACCGCGGCGACCTCGCCGTCGAGGTCGAACGCCTTGAGCACGCCGGGATGGACCATACCGAACGCCGCCAGCACGGTCTTGGGCCCGAGGCGCAGCGTCGCCGACTGGCCGGGATGATAGACCTCGCCCGCTTCCCCCATGACCTGCAAGTTGGCAACCGGCGCGCCGGCGGCTTCGAGCAGCGCCAGCGCCTCGGCCTTGGCGTCGAACGCGCCGAAGCGCTGGCCCTTGCCGCTTTGCCAGCCGCGCGGCGCGCGGTCGCCCGCGAGCACCACGCCGAGCGTCAGCCGTTCCTTGTCGGCCAAATAGCGCCGGCCGATCTCGAACAGGCGGACGCCGCTGGCGCCGCGCTTGAGGTTGCGCTCGGCCGCGGCAAGCAGCCCAGGGAGCAGCGAAGGCCGCATGACCTTCATGTCCTCGCTGATCGGGTTGGCGAGGATCCAGGCCCCGCCACCGAACGGCGCAGCCTCGGCCTCGGAAATGAAGCTCCAGGTCACCGCTTCGTGCAGGCCGCGCGCCGCGGCGGTGCGGCGCAGGCGGCGTTCCAGCTTCTGCTCCGGTGTCGCGGTCGGCACGGCGACGCCGGGTGCGCGATCGAGCGGAGTCGAGGGGACGTTGTCGATGCCTTCGATGCGGATGACTTCCTCGACCAGATCGGCCGGACCGTCCACGTCGCGACGCCAGCTCGGCGCAGTGACCCGCAGGTCTTCGAAGCGCGAAAGATCGGTCGGATCGCCATTGGCATCGAGCGCCTCTACGGTGAAGCCAAGGCTTTCGAGGATTTGCTTCTGCCGCTCGACCGGGATCGCGAGCCCGCCCAGCGTTTCGGCGAGCGCAGGATCATAGGCCGTGGTGATGCCAACCTGCGGGACCGTCCCGGCACGGGTGACTTCGCTGGCGCTGCCGCCGCAAAGGTCGACGACGTAGCGCGCCGCGATCGCGATGCCGTCCTCCAGGAACGCCGGATCGACCCCGCGCTCGAAGCGCGCGCGCGCGTCGCTGGTCAGATTGAGCTTCTGGCCGGTGCGGGCGATAGCCTCGGGATCGAAGAACGCGCATTCGATCACGACGTCGGTCGTCGTCTCGGACACGCCGGTATCCTCGCCGCCCATGATCCCGCCGATATCGTGGACGCCGGTATCGTCGGCGATCACGGTGACGGTCTCGTCGAGCGTGTAGGTTTTCTCGTTGAGCGCGAGCATCTGCTCGCCGGGCTTTGCCTTGCGCACGACCAGTGCGCCCGACAGCTTGGCCTTGTCATAGACGTGCAGCGGGCGGCCGAGATCGATCATCACATAGTTGGTGATGTCGACGAGCGCCGAGATCGGGCGCTGGCCGATCGCCTTGAGGCGGCGCTGCATCCACTCGGGCGACGCGCCGTTGGTCACGCCGCTGACGGTCTGGCCGAAATAGGCCGGGCAGCCCTCGGGTGCCTCGATCCGCACGTCGGGCCCGGCGCCGCTGGTGGGCACCGGGTCGATCGCCAGCGGCTTGAGCGCGCCGAGGCCAGCCGCGGCGAGATCGCGCGCGATGCCGCGCACGCCCATGCAGTCCTGGCGGTTGGGGGTGATCGAGACGTCGAACACCGGGTCGTTGAGATCGGCATAGTCGGCGAAGGCGGTGCCGACCGGCGCGTCGCCGGGCAGCTCGATGATGCCGTCATGATCCTCGCCGAGCTCCAATTCGCGCGTCGAGCACATCATGCCGTTCGATTCGACTCCGCGCACCGCGGCGACCTTGAGCTGCATACCGTTGACCGGGACCACCGCGCCGGGGAGCCCGAGCACGCCGACCAGGCCAGCGCGCGCATTGGGTGCGCCGCACACGACGGTGAGCGGATCGCTCTCGCCGGTATCGACGGTGAGCACCTGGAGCTTGTCCGCCTGCGGATGCCGCTCGGCGGTGAGCACCTTGGCGACGCGGAACCCGGCAAGCTTCTCGCCCGGATTCTCGACGCCCTCGACTTCGAGTCCGATGCGCGTGAGTCCAGCCTCGATCGCTGCAACCGAAGCGTCGGTATCGAGATGCGCCTTGAGCCAGTTGAGCGTGAACTTCATGCGCCCACTCCCCCGCTCAGCGTGGGCATTTCGAATGCCGAGAAGCCGTAATGCTTGAGCCAGCGGGCATCGCCGTCGAAGAACGCACGCAAGTCATCCATTCCGTATTTGAGCATCGCCAGCCGATCGATCCCGCAACCGAAGGCGAAGCCCTGCCACTGATCGGGATCGTAGCCGCCGGCCTCGATCACCTTGCGGTGGACCATGCCGCTGCCCAGCACTTCCATCCAGCCTTCGGAGCCGCCGATGACGCGCTTGCCGCCCACCACCGAGAAGCCGACATCGACTTCGGCGCTCGGCTCGGTGAACGGGAAATAGCTCGGCCGCAGCCGCAGCACGATGTCGTCGCGCTCGAAGAACGCCTTGAGGAAGGTCTCGAGCGTCCATTTGAGGTGGCCGAGGGTGATGCCCTTGTCGATCACCAGCCCTTCGACCTGGTGGAACATCGGGGTGTGCGTCGCATCCGAGTCCGAACGATAGGTGCGCCCGGGCGCGATGATTCGAATCGGCTGGTTACCGCCGGCCGCCTTCATCGCGCGGATCTGCACCGGCGAGGTGTGCGTGCGCAGCACCATCGGCTTCTCATGCTCGCCAGCCAGATAGAAGGTGTCGTGCATCGCGCGCGCCGGATGCGTCTCCGGAATGTTGAGCGCGGTGAAATTGTGCCAGTCGTCCTCGATCTCGGGACCGGTGGCGACCGCGAAGCCGAGATCGGCGAAGATCTCCGCCAGTTCGTCCATCACCTGGGCAACCGGATGCACGCTGCCCGGCGCGACGCCATCGACCGGCAGGGTCATGTCGAGCGTCTCGCTCGCCAGCCGCGCGTCGAGCGCCAGCCGCTCGAGCGACGCCTTGCGCTCAGCCAGCGCCGCGGTCACCGCCTCGCGCAGCCCGTGGATGCGCGGGCCCTGTTCCTGGCGTTCCTCGGGACTCATCCCGCCCAGCGTCTTGAGCAGCCCGGTGATCGCGCCCTGCTTGCCGAGCGCATGGACGCGCAGCGCCTCGAGCGCGTCGAGCCCCGCCGCGGCGTCGATCGAGGCGAGCAGGTCGCTGCGCAATTGTTCGAGATCGGTGGTCATGGAATTCCGTTCAAAGTGCGAGGAGGCTCGAACCGCAGTCGTGGCCTCAGGTCAAGCCCCGTGCGCCTGCTTCGCCAGGCGCAGCAACCAGCTACACGCGGCTTCCCAGCAGCGCGCCGCCGAAGCCGATGAACATCACGCCGGTGCCGCGGTTGAACAGCTTCCGGCGGTTGGCAGGCGCCAGCCATGCGGCGAGCGAGCGCCCGCCCAGCGCATAGACGCCGTACCAGAAACCCTCGATCACCACGAAGCTCGCCACCAGGATGCCCAGCTGGGCCCAGAACGGCCGGCTGGTGTCGAGGAATTGCGGGAACAGCGCGGCGGCGAAGATGATCAGCTTGGGATTGGAGAGGCCGGTGGCGAGCCCGGTGCCGAACAGCGCGCCGGCCGAACGCCGCGTATGCGGATCGGCCGCCGCCTTGCCCACGGGCGCGCGCCACGCCTTGATCCCCAGCCAGATCAGATACGCAGCGCCGGCGTAGCGCAACACATCGTACAGCGAAGGTGACGCCTTGAGCAGCGCGCCGAGCCCGGCGGCGGAAGCGAGCAGGCACAGCAGCACCGCGCTCATCAGCCCGGCCATCGAGAAGATCGCCCGGCGCGGGCCGTGGTGGATGCTCTGCACCATCACATGCAGCATGTTCGGGCCCGGCGTCCCCGCGATCAGGAACACGGCGGTGACGTAGAGCCACCAGGTGTGCAGTGCCATTCCGCTACTCCCATTTCGTCATCCCGGCGAAAGCCGGGATCTCAGGCCGCATAGGCCTCGATTGCCGCACGAGATCCCGGCTTTCGCCGGGATGAAGGAAGAAAAGAAAAAGGGCGCCGGTGTTGCCACCGACGCCCCGATTTCTCACGCTACAGGTCGCTTCAGGCGGCCTGGGGCAGTGCCGCCTTCGCCTGCGCGACGATGGCGCTAAACGCCTCGCCTTCGTGCATCGCGATGTCGGCCAGGACCTTGCGGTCGAGCTCGATGCCGGCGAGCTTGAGCCCGTGCA is a genomic window containing:
- a CDS encoding SDR family NAD(P)-dependent oxidoreductase, with amino-acid sequence MPTALITGVTAGIGEAAARAFVGAGWKVIGTGRRADRLAALKDELGEALHTLEFDIRDEAARDAALDGLPEAFRDIDLLINNAGLALGLEPAQAAKLSNWTTMIDTNIASLVSITHKLLPALVARKGAIINLSSVAANYPYPGGNVYGATKAFVRQFSLNLRSDLIGSGVRVCSIEPGMVETEFTLVRTGSRETSDQLYGGVNPMTAEDIAATMLWVAQQPPHLNINALELMPVNQAWSPFLVHREG
- a CDS encoding DUF1801 domain-containing protein, with the protein product MHVEVETFLAALPPEKRALTDRLRALLHAAAPGLEERIKWNAPSFGDRVTLNYAPKGGMRVILHRGAKPHDLAGFAFADAGGTACWPSPDRGVVAIRDLADLEAKADALVALVGDWIPATR
- a CDS encoding peptide chain release factor 3, translating into MPSDHTNDRRTFAIISHPDAGKTTLTEKLLLFGGAIHLAGEVKARGAARRARSDWMKIEQQRGISVTSSVMTFEREGITFNLLDTPGHEDFSEDTYRTLTAVDSAVMVIDVAKGIESQTRKLFEVCRLRNVPIITFVNKVDREGREVFDILDEVANLLALDVTPMTWPVGMGGRFEGIYDLATKRLLLPEGNSREFQGKVIQTSGLDDPQLDEILSADTLAKLREDVELAGVGYPEFDPVAYRNGDLTPVYFGSALKEFGVDSLIEALASFAPPPRAQPAEPAPVEPTHDEVTGFVFKVQANMDPNHRDRIAFMRLCSGTFKRGMKLTPSGHGKPIAIHSPILFFARERELADEAYPGDIIGIPNHGTLRVGDTLSERADVRFTGLPNFAPEILRRVQLKDPTKTKQLRKALDDMAEEGVTQVFYPEIGSNWIIGVVGQLQLEVLLSRLDAEYKVAAGLEPAPFETARWVSAENPKDLEEFIALNRGAMAKDRDGNPVFLAKSAWEVGYIADRYSKVKFAATRER
- the pheT gene encoding phenylalanine--tRNA ligase subunit beta; its protein translation is MKFTLNWLKAHLDTDASVAAIEAGLTRIGLEVEGVENPGEKLAGFRVAKVLTAERHPQADKLQVLTVDTGESDPLTVVCGAPNARAGLVGVLGLPGAVVPVNGMQLKVAAVRGVESNGMMCSTRELELGEDHDGIIELPGDAPVGTAFADYADLNDPVFDVSITPNRQDCMGVRGIARDLAAAGLGALKPLAIDPVPTSGAGPDVRIEAPEGCPAYFGQTVSGVTNGASPEWMQRRLKAIGQRPISALVDITNYVMIDLGRPLHVYDKAKLSGALVVRKAKPGEQMLALNEKTYTLDETVTVIADDTGVHDIGGIMGGEDTGVSETTTDVVIECAFFDPEAIARTGQKLNLTSDARARFERGVDPAFLEDGIAIAARYVVDLCGGSASEVTRAGTVPQVGITTAYDPALAETLGGLAIPVERQKQILESLGFTVEALDANGDPTDLSRFEDLRVTAPSWRRDVDGPADLVEEVIRIEGIDNVPSTPLDRAPGVAVPTATPEQKLERRLRRTAAARGLHEAVTWSFISEAEAAPFGGGAWILANPISEDMKVMRPSLLPGLLAAAERNLKRGASGVRLFEIGRRYLADKERLTLGVVLAGDRAPRGWQSGKGQRFGAFDAKAEALALLEAAGAPVANLQVMGEAGEVYHPGQSATLRLGPKTVLAAFGMVHPGVLKAFDLDGEVAAVEIYLDALPAKRGAGFMRPVYTPPALQAVTRDFAFLVPADLAAGDLVRAVKGADKGVIVDARLFDVFTGTGVPEGQKSLAVEVTLQPGEKSFTDAELKAVADKVVAAAGKLGANLRG
- the pheS gene encoding phenylalanine--tRNA ligase subunit alpha encodes the protein MTTDLEQLRSDLLASIDAAAGLDALEALRVHALGKQGAITGLLKTLGGMSPEERQEQGPRIHGLREAVTAALAERKASLERLALDARLASETLDMTLPVDGVAPGSVHPVAQVMDELAEIFADLGFAVATGPEIEDDWHNFTALNIPETHPARAMHDTFYLAGEHEKPMVLRTHTSPVQIRAMKAAGGNQPIRIIAPGRTYRSDSDATHTPMFHQVEGLVIDKGITLGHLKWTLETFLKAFFERDDIVLRLRPSYFPFTEPSAEVDVGFSVVGGKRVIGGSEGWMEVLGSGMVHRKVIEAGGYDPDQWQGFAFGCGIDRLAMLKYGMDDLRAFFDGDARWLKHYGFSAFEMPTLSGGVGA
- a CDS encoding LysE family translocator, with the translated sequence MALHTWWLYVTAVFLIAGTPGPNMLHVMVQSIHHGPRRAIFSMAGLMSAVLLCLLASAAGLGALLKASPSLYDVLRYAGAAYLIWLGIKAWRAPVGKAAADPHTRRSAGALFGTGLATGLSNPKLIIFAAALFPQFLDTSRPFWAQLGILVASFVVIEGFWYGVYALGGRSLAAWLAPANRRKLFNRGTGVMFIGFGGALLGSRV
- a CDS encoding type II toxin-antitoxin system RelE/ParE family toxin, encoding MKVILAPLSISDLRAIGDHIALSDPVRAATFIEELFDAALDLAQMPNRFPLVEGRRDMRHRTVGKYLIFYRVDAASVDVARILHGARDYHSLLDIAPGAD
- a CDS encoding aldose 1-epimerase family protein; translated protein: MIEIASDRLTAAINPFGAELSSLRDGKGCELMTDADPAFWAGRAPLLFPIVGRLVDDKYRVDGNEYPLPQHGLARRQTFDLVEQAPDRAVFRLTDNEATRAVYPFAFALDAAFTVAGATLAMDITVTNTGDRDMPASFGFHPAFAWPLPYGRARADHRIVFERPEPAELSAIVRGGWIAPEGWPSPLDGRELKLTDALFERDALVWDSLESQSLRYDGGEGPGLEIGFVGMPRLGIWTKPGARYVCIEPWHGIADPIGFTGEIWDKPGILRFAPGETRTFGMQVTLAG